Proteins encoded in a region of the Nitrospirota bacterium genome:
- a CDS encoding NUDIX domain-containing protein: MIHKTSAGILMYRKRNLKTEVFLVHPGGPYFTGKDAGYWSIPKGELDEGEDAFAAAKREFEEETGCRPAGSFLPLSPVQQKNGKIVLSWAVQGGCDADTIVSNTFSLEWPPNSGRVQEFPEVDRAAWFTIAEARPKINPAQAALLDELELKTA, encoded by the coding sequence ATGATACACAAGACCAGCGCTGGCATTCTGATGTATCGCAAAAGAAACTTGAAGACAGAGGTCTTCCTCGTGCATCCGGGTGGTCCTTATTTTACGGGGAAAGACGCCGGGTACTGGTCTATCCCGAAGGGCGAACTCGATGAAGGAGAAGACGCGTTTGCCGCAGCAAAGCGCGAATTCGAAGAGGAGACGGGGTGCAGGCCAGCAGGTTCCTTCTTGCCGTTGTCACCTGTGCAGCAGAAGAACGGGAAGATCGTCCTGTCCTGGGCCGTGCAGGGGGGATGTGACGCGGATACGATCGTAAGCAATACGTTCAGCCTGGAATGGCCGCCGAACTCGGGCAGGGTGCAGGAATTCCCGGAAGTGGACAGAGCGGCATGGTTCACCATCGCGGAGGCCAGACCGAAGATCAATCCAGCCCAGGCAGCGCTGCTGGATGAACTGGAATTAAAAACTGCATGA
- a CDS encoding sigma-54 dependent transcriptional regulator, giving the protein MARDSKRTLLIIDDEETFCIAVKDYLESDALMVMTAHTGAEGLAVCARMQIDIVLLDQRLPDGNGYDLVPSILGKNDQAKIIFITAYPSFENARQAVRAGAHDYLSKPLDLEELKTVVDSLLHTLDLEQVAQLHAYEQDRERRAAVLIGGGGGLAGIMPLMESASRSGAPVLITGETGTGKSLVAKMIHFQSTQSRAPFVSINCATLPENLVESELFGYERGAFTGAVSAKKGLFEMADGGTIFLDEIGEMPLQLQSKLLHVIDDGEVRRLGGTASRNVKVRVIAATNAELKSSLGSTFRKDLYYRLGVLQIHMPPLRERRQDIASLCDYLLKEFPGGKLLSIPDDEMARLTAYDWPGNIRELRNILERAFLMRHSGELRPSLLLDRPAEAAKPAFHPGETLPESTGITLDEAEKRAIADALRRHSGKLSRTAQALGTSLSTLKRRIKRYGLGRETGPY; this is encoded by the coding sequence ATGGCTCGTGACAGCAAGAGGACGCTCCTGATCATCGACGATGAAGAGACGTTCTGCATCGCGGTGAAGGATTACCTCGAGAGCGATGCGCTCATGGTGATGACCGCCCATACCGGAGCGGAGGGGCTGGCCGTCTGCGCGCGGATGCAGATCGACATCGTCCTGCTGGACCAGCGGCTCCCGGACGGCAATGGTTACGACCTCGTCCCCTCTATCCTCGGCAAGAACGACCAGGCAAAGATCATCTTCATCACGGCCTATCCCTCCTTTGAAAACGCCAGGCAGGCCGTCCGCGCGGGCGCTCACGATTACCTGTCGAAGCCCCTCGACCTGGAAGAGCTCAAGACCGTGGTCGACTCCCTGCTGCACACCCTGGACCTGGAGCAGGTGGCGCAACTGCACGCCTATGAGCAGGACCGCGAACGGAGGGCCGCCGTGCTGATCGGCGGCGGTGGCGGGCTCGCCGGGATCATGCCGCTGATGGAATCCGCTTCGCGGTCCGGCGCACCGGTCCTCATCACCGGAGAAACGGGGACGGGCAAGAGCCTTGTTGCGAAAATGATTCACTTCCAGAGCACCCAGTCCCGCGCGCCCTTCGTCAGCATCAACTGCGCCACCCTGCCCGAGAACCTCGTCGAGTCGGAGCTCTTTGGGTATGAGCGGGGGGCGTTTACCGGGGCTGTATCCGCAAAGAAGGGGCTCTTCGAAATGGCCGACGGCGGGACGATTTTTCTGGACGAGATCGGCGAAATGCCGCTCCAGCTTCAGTCGAAGCTCCTGCACGTCATTGACGACGGCGAAGTGCGGCGACTGGGCGGCACGGCGTCAAGGAATGTGAAGGTCCGCGTCATCGCCGCCACCAATGCCGAGCTGAAGAGCAGCCTGGGCAGTACCTTCCGCAAGGACCTCTACTACCGCCTGGGAGTACTCCAGATTCACATGCCTCCCCTGCGGGAACGGAGGCAGGACATTGCGTCCCTGTGCGATTACCTGTTGAAGGAGTTTCCCGGGGGGAAGCTGCTGTCCATCCCGGATGACGAGATGGCTCGTCTCACGGCATACGACTGGCCCGGCAACATCCGGGAGTTGAGGAACATCCTGGAACGGGCATTTCTCATGCGGCACTCGGGCGAACTCCGGCCTTCTTTGCTCCTGGATCGCCCCGCAGAAGCGGCGAAGCCCGCGTTTCACCCGGGAGAGACATTGCCGGAGAGTACGGGCATCACGCTGGACGAAGCTGAAAAGCGGGCAATTGCCGATGCCCTTCGCAGGCATTCGGGGAAACTGAGCAGGACAGCCCAAGCCCTCGGGACGTCTCTTTCCACTTTGAAAAGACGTATAAAGAGGTATGGCCTCGGCAGGGAAACGGGGCCATACTGA
- a CDS encoding NAD(P)-dependent alcohol dehydrogenase — MKAVTINKYGGNNVIEIRELSRPRPSLSEVLIRVRAAGVNPVDWKIRDGMLRSMLGQSFPIVLGRECAGEVVETGTAAKLFKEGDQVIAITHMLKPGSFAEYAVAPEQTVYPKPANISFEEAASIPIAGLTALRSLRDAGEISAGKMVLVVGAAGGVGHFAVQIAKVFGATVTGVCKGENAAFVKGLGADEVIDYTREDFTRGKERYDIIFDAVAKRTFEECKDVLTPNGIYIRTLPNAGLTEEAGKKAKGVPGGPTPEDMDWMKDQIEADRIRIAIDRVYSLDEAREALAYSEAERARGKIVLKAA, encoded by the coding sequence ATGAAAGCAGTAACCATCAATAAATACGGAGGCAACAACGTTATTGAGATCAGGGAGCTGTCCCGGCCCAGACCCAGTCTTTCCGAGGTGCTCATCCGGGTCCGCGCGGCAGGAGTCAATCCCGTGGACTGGAAGATCCGGGACGGCATGCTGCGGTCCATGCTGGGCCAGTCATTCCCCATAGTCCTCGGCAGGGAATGCGCGGGAGAGGTCGTGGAAACGGGTACGGCGGCGAAACTGTTCAAAGAGGGAGACCAGGTAATCGCCATTACTCATATGCTGAAACCCGGGTCCTTTGCAGAGTACGCGGTCGCACCTGAGCAAACGGTCTATCCGAAGCCTGCGAATATCTCGTTCGAAGAGGCGGCATCGATCCCGATCGCCGGTTTGACCGCGCTCAGGTCTCTCCGGGACGCCGGGGAGATCAGCGCGGGCAAGATGGTGCTCGTGGTCGGCGCGGCCGGCGGCGTGGGGCACTTTGCAGTCCAGATCGCGAAGGTCTTCGGCGCGACGGTCACGGGTGTCTGCAAGGGAGAGAACGCGGCGTTCGTGAAAGGCCTGGGAGCGGACGAAGTCATCGACTATACCCGAGAGGATTTCACCCGGGGGAAGGAGCGCTATGACATCATCTTCGACGCCGTAGCGAAGCGGACCTTCGAGGAATGCAAGGATGTTCTGACGCCGAACGGCATCTATATCAGGACGCTTCCCAATGCCGGCCTGACGGAGGAGGCTGGCAAAAAAGCGAAAGGCGTTCCGGGCGGCCCAACTCCGGAAGACATGGACTGGATGAAGGACCAGATCGAGGCCGACAGGATCAGGATCGCCATAGACAGGGTCTATTCGCTTGACGAGGCCAGGGAAGCCTTGGCATACAGCGAAGCGGAGAGGGCGCGGGGAAAGATTGTGTTGAAGGCCGCCTGA
- a CDS encoding bifunctional precorrin-2 dehydrogenase/sirohydrochlorin ferrochelatase, whose protein sequence is MRYYPVFLDLRDRRCLIAGGGKVAERKALSLFEAGADIVIISPTLTPRLRTLMQSGKISHKARPFEDADIAGAYLVIAATDSEQINSHIGQLCRNGQVLVNVASPPEESSFIVPSVVDRGELLIAVSTGGRSPALSKAIRQELGERFGSEYDIFLRKMSLVRDRLREEVTDEQARRAIFQTLVESDVLGLLKAGREHEADSRIAEITGLKEL, encoded by the coding sequence ATGAGATACTATCCCGTCTTCCTCGATCTTCGCGACCGCAGGTGCCTGATCGCCGGTGGAGGCAAGGTAGCAGAGCGCAAGGCCCTCTCCCTCTTCGAGGCCGGCGCGGACATCGTTATCATAAGCCCCACCCTTACCCCGAGGCTGCGCACCCTGATGCAGTCGGGCAAGATCTCCCACAAGGCCAGACCGTTCGAGGACGCGGATATCGCAGGCGCGTACCTCGTGATCGCGGCAACGGATTCCGAACAGATCAACAGCCATATCGGGCAACTGTGCAGGAACGGGCAGGTGCTGGTCAATGTTGCGTCGCCGCCGGAGGAGAGCAGCTTTATCGTCCCCTCTGTGGTGGACCGGGGCGAGCTGCTGATCGCGGTCTCGACGGGAGGCAGAAGTCCCGCATTGTCGAAAGCGATCCGGCAGGAGCTCGGGGAGCGCTTCGGAAGCGAGTATGATATTTTTCTGCGGAAGATGTCGCTGGTGAGGGACCGTTTGAGGGAAGAGGTGACCGATGAGCAGGCACGGCGGGCGATCTTCCAGACCCTCGTCGAATCCGACGTCCTCGGCCTGTTGAAGGCCGGCAGGGAGCACGAAGCGGACAGCCGGATCGCCGAGATAACGGGGTTGAAAGAGCTGTAG
- a CDS encoding response regulator produces MRGQYAPKQEQSSATSGGGAKTVLLVDDTVEDLSAMSEILQRLGLLVIAYDNANSALFTIREGVGIDLVISDLRMQVMDGLDFVEALRRSLPNVPVILLTGHGDVESYFKAFSLGIFEYLLKPVDKAVLKRVIHAAFEQKLRGQAATGGEEREAGPAGDVPE; encoded by the coding sequence ATGAGGGGACAGTATGCCCCAAAACAGGAACAGTCGTCAGCGACCTCCGGCGGAGGCGCGAAAACCGTGCTGCTTGTGGATGACACGGTCGAAGACCTCTCGGCAATGTCGGAGATCCTGCAGAGGCTCGGCCTCCTCGTCATCGCCTATGACAATGCGAATTCGGCTCTCTTTACGATCCGGGAAGGGGTCGGGATCGATCTCGTGATCAGCGATCTGCGGATGCAGGTAATGGATGGTCTTGATTTTGTCGAGGCACTAAGGCGCAGCCTTCCCAATGTTCCGGTGATACTGCTGACGGGCCACGGAGACGTTGAATCCTATTTCAAGGCATTCAGCCTCGGCATTTTTGAATACCTCTTGAAACCCGTGGACAAGGCGGTTCTCAAGCGGGTCATCCATGCGGCCTTCGAGCAGAAGCTGCGGGGACAGGCCGCGACGGGTGGAGAAGAGAGGGAGGCCGGGCCGGCAGGGGATGTTCCGGAATAG
- a CDS encoding DUF4388 domain-containing protein, translated as MPTPTGEIRDLTIPWLFQGLRASNKTGTAVFEQDILAKKVYFGNGDILFASSNRDDERLGEFLLKQGRITQAQFDTASATVIRTKKKLGAVLFEAGILSPKDLVTQVKLQVKHIILDLFSWRDGRYRFEEGKPAGDEVIPLQMSTGSLILEGIQGLDWQIIRKGIPPLKTFLRPVLDPSLIFQDAQLSADQRSILALVNGARTIEQLCSLSGIGDFNALKAVYLLLALKMAEVGELKSAAEQRFVHDAVAEAARGAGSAAASPQPPVTKTMILEAFSALKRQDHFEVLGVVRTASPQELKKAYFRLAKMYHPDRHFEPEMADMKETLEAIFYRIHEAYETLTSDERRKEYEQKKETEQTRAAYEEKRADEYVENYAEKMGRAATYFNAGMKEFKAGNFWGAADSFAWATRLDPVKAPYFYYYALSLMRIPRRRHEAEENLRKAIEIDPLKTEYHLDLGNLYLKGGLKAKAMEAFEGGLRANPYAENIIAAIKAAGGDVPKQGGPEGGKLFDKIFKDKK; from the coding sequence CGACGCCGACGGGTGAAATCAGGGACCTTACCATTCCCTGGCTGTTTCAGGGCCTCCGCGCTTCAAATAAAACCGGGACTGCTGTTTTCGAGCAGGATATCCTGGCCAAGAAGGTCTATTTCGGCAACGGCGACATCCTCTTCGCCTCCTCGAACCGGGATGACGAACGCCTCGGCGAATTTCTGCTCAAACAGGGCAGGATCACGCAGGCCCAATTCGACACCGCATCGGCCACGGTCATACGGACCAAGAAGAAGCTGGGGGCGGTGCTCTTCGAGGCCGGCATCCTTTCTCCCAAGGACCTCGTCACCCAGGTCAAGCTCCAGGTAAAGCACATCATCCTGGACCTGTTCAGCTGGCGCGACGGCCGCTACCGATTCGAGGAAGGCAAGCCCGCGGGCGATGAGGTGATCCCGCTCCAGATGAGCACCGGCAGCCTGATCCTGGAAGGCATCCAGGGGCTGGACTGGCAGATCATCCGGAAGGGTATCCCTCCCCTGAAGACCTTTCTCCGGCCTGTCTTGGACCCTTCGCTGATCTTCCAGGACGCCCAGCTGAGCGCGGACCAGAGGTCGATCCTGGCGCTCGTGAACGGGGCCAGGACGATCGAGCAGCTCTGCTCCCTGAGCGGCATTGGCGACTTCAACGCGCTGAAGGCCGTGTACCTGCTGCTGGCGCTCAAGATGGCCGAGGTCGGCGAGCTCAAATCAGCGGCGGAGCAGAGATTCGTCCACGACGCCGTAGCCGAAGCGGCCAGGGGAGCGGGGAGCGCTGCCGCCTCTCCCCAGCCCCCTGTCACGAAGACGATGATCCTGGAGGCCTTTAGCGCCCTGAAACGGCAGGACCACTTCGAGGTCCTCGGCGTGGTCCGTACGGCATCCCCGCAGGAACTGAAGAAGGCGTACTTCAGGCTCGCCAAGATGTATCACCCGGACCGTCATTTCGAGCCGGAAATGGCGGACATGAAGGAGACGCTGGAGGCGATCTTTTACCGTATCCATGAGGCCTACGAGACGCTCACGAGCGACGAACGCCGAAAGGAGTACGAGCAGAAAAAGGAGACCGAGCAGACCCGTGCCGCTTACGAGGAAAAGCGCGCCGACGAATATGTGGAGAACTACGCGGAAAAGATGGGCAGGGCAGCCACCTATTTCAATGCGGGCATGAAAGAGTTCAAAGCCGGGAACTTCTGGGGCGCGGCCGACTCCTTCGCCTGGGCCACCCGCCTCGACCCGGTCAAGGCCCCGTACTTCTATTATTACGCGCTTTCGCTCATGCGGATCCCGAGGCGGCGCCACGAGGCGGAGGAGAACCTGAGGAAGGCCATCGAGATCGATCCCCTGAAGACGGAATATCACCTCGACCTCGGCAACCTCTACCTGAAGGGCGGGCTCAAGGCAAAGGCCATGGAAGCGTTCGAAGGGGGGCTGCGGGCGAACCCGTACGCGGAGAACATCATCGCCGCGATCAAGGCCGCCGGCGGTGATGTCCCGAAACAGGGCGGGCCGGAGGGGGGCAAGCTCTTCGACAAGATCTTCAAGGACAAGAAGTAG
- a CDS encoding response regulator: MNMTEFSNPDLVVVSPPRRAERASEGWKRPASWNGKWVLLMDDDQMVRHVAAIILESGGYRVLATADGREAVAEYRCMLGEGGAFDAVLLDLSVPGGMGGRDTLRQLLAIDPLVKAVVVSGSTYDPAFERFADFGFCAALAKPYSGEDLLRIVGSAITAPRPKGHELPLERLEQGGNTMSDNTGP; encoded by the coding sequence ATGAACATGACCGAATTCAGCAATCCAGATTTAGTCGTTGTTTCGCCGCCGAGAAGAGCGGAAAGAGCCTCAGAAGGATGGAAACGGCCGGCTTCCTGGAACGGGAAGTGGGTCCTTCTCATGGACGACGACCAGATGGTGCGGCATGTCGCAGCCATCATCCTCGAGTCCGGCGGCTACCGGGTCCTGGCTACCGCAGACGGCCGGGAGGCCGTGGCCGAATACCGGTGCATGCTGGGAGAGGGCGGGGCATTCGACGCCGTCCTGCTCGACCTGAGCGTGCCCGGGGGAATGGGCGGCAGGGACACCCTCCGGCAGCTCCTCGCCATCGATCCCCTCGTGAAGGCCGTGGTCGTGAGCGGCAGCACCTACGATCCGGCCTTCGAACGGTTCGCCGACTTCGGCTTCTGCGCCGCGCTTGCGAAACCCTATTCCGGGGAAGACCTCCTTCGCATCGTCGGGTCGGCGATAACGGCACCCCGGCCAAAAGGTCATGAGCTGCCCCTGGAGAGACTTGAACAGGGCGGCAACACAATGAGCGACAATACGGGACCGTGA
- a CDS encoding response regulator: MKKIPGGFFNRKSEAQKVMIVHERGAQHPFWLVRSEGPKTVLIVDDEPEQLSLFSELLREIGLRVVTSTSAQAAVAAVRAGTRIDLVITDLKMPGMSGLDFIEVFLSILPDVPVIVLTAQGEIDAYFKAFSLGVFAFINKPVVKRELVGVVKAAIGITKPKPAASEARAGMSSNGAGQELGQPRNVP; the protein is encoded by the coding sequence GTGAAAAAAATACCCGGGGGTTTCTTTAACCGCAAATCGGAGGCGCAGAAGGTCATGATCGTGCATGAAAGAGGCGCACAGCATCCATTCTGGCTGGTGCGGAGTGAAGGGCCGAAAACCGTTCTGATCGTGGACGACGAGCCGGAGCAACTCTCACTGTTCTCGGAGCTTCTCCGCGAAATCGGTCTTCGCGTCGTCACCTCCACGAGCGCACAGGCAGCCGTCGCCGCAGTCCGCGCAGGGACCCGGATCGACCTGGTCATAACCGACCTGAAGATGCCGGGGATGAGCGGCCTTGATTTCATCGAAGTCTTCCTTTCTATTCTCCCCGATGTCCCGGTGATCGTACTGACGGCACAGGGAGAAATCGATGCCTATTTCAAGGCATTCAGCCTGGGCGTCTTTGCATTCATAAACAAGCCGGTCGTCAAGCGGGAACTTGTCGGGGTCGTAAAAGCGGCCATCGGGATCACAAAACCAAAGCCGGCAGCGTCAGAGGCGAGGGCGGGGATGTCATCCAACGGGGCGGGGCAGGAACTCGGTCAACCGAGGAATGTTCCCTGA
- a CDS encoding PAS domain S-box protein, which translates to MERKKKSIKHPKSNKSPGKKNTTSRSTHASTQSTAVGSRDLIPGEQARLIEDLRTRGIDLDMQSEELRAIRAEHTRRKRAEEELLRSEAILKQAGQMAGLGAWDLKISNFDDLNANPLSWSDQVYRIFGYEPGEVAVTNDLFFQRVHPDDRRKISDAVSRAIALKQPYSIEHRIIRPDGVERVVLEHAEIMFDDRGRPVRIIGAVQDVTGRKRIEESLRASEERYRSYVEVTGQLGWTTDAKGAVVEDLPAWRAYTGQTFDEIKGLGWLNALHPDDREEAALKWEKAVSEKSSYEAECRFRRYDGVYRYFLDRGIPVFREDGSIREWVGTCTDITDRKQAEETLRRANEDLEARVRERTARLLEQTRILESFFRHTQTCLVFLDCDFNFIRVNEAYARACSRPVSDFIGRNHFSDYPSDELKARFQKVIDTGEPYAAFGRPFVFPDHPERGTTYWDLSVAPITGVDNEVELLIFSLVNVTERKGAEEANLRLAAAVESAADGVVITDGARGMIQYVNGAFEQITGWSRDEILGRTLHLLDSGRHDERFYADLRESLKRDGVWRGRLISRKKDGTLYHEDTTLAMARDAGGKVVNYVSVKRDVTERLRLESIAEAVNTMDSIGYIFAGLRHEIGNPINSAKSILSVLRHKVDTASPERVGNYVDRALTEIGRVETLLQHFRNFNLYETPRIQKLDAASFLGKLRDLLGEDFASKGIALSLRIGPGAEWITADPRALHQVLLNVITNAVDAVEGRPDPRIDITAIAPAGQTVIRVADNGRGMTAEQRQSLFKPFYTTKPRGTGIGLMISRKMMAKMNGTIEITSVPDQGTTVDISLQEVTHGS; encoded by the coding sequence ATGGAACGGAAAAAAAAGTCCATCAAACATCCGAAATCAAACAAGAGCCCCGGGAAGAAGAATACGACAAGCCGCAGCACGCACGCATCCACGCAAAGCACGGCTGTCGGATCGAGGGACCTGATCCCTGGAGAACAAGCCCGGTTGATCGAGGACCTGAGGACTCGCGGCATCGATCTCGACATGCAGAGCGAGGAGCTCAGGGCAATCCGGGCGGAGCACACCAGGCGAAAGAGAGCCGAGGAAGAGCTGCTGCGCAGTGAGGCCATCCTGAAACAGGCCGGACAAATGGCGGGCCTCGGCGCCTGGGACCTGAAGATCTCGAACTTCGACGACCTCAACGCCAACCCGCTGAGCTGGTCCGATCAGGTGTACCGTATTTTCGGCTACGAGCCGGGTGAAGTGGCTGTTACGAATGACCTGTTCTTCCAGCGGGTCCATCCCGACGACCGCCGGAAGATCAGCGATGCCGTCTCCCGGGCGATCGCCCTGAAGCAGCCATACAGCATAGAGCACCGCATCATCCGGCCTGACGGCGTGGAACGAGTTGTCTTGGAGCATGCTGAGATCATGTTCGATGACAGGGGCCGTCCGGTTCGCATCATCGGCGCGGTCCAGGATGTCACCGGACGCAAGCGGATCGAGGAGTCGCTGCGCGCCAGCGAAGAGCGCTACCGCTCCTATGTTGAAGTTACCGGGCAACTGGGCTGGACGACCGACGCCAAGGGAGCTGTCGTGGAAGATCTTCCCGCATGGCGGGCATATACCGGACAGACCTTTGATGAGATCAAGGGCCTGGGATGGTTGAACGCACTTCACCCGGACGACCGTGAGGAGGCGGCGCTGAAATGGGAAAAGGCCGTGTCGGAAAAAAGCAGCTACGAGGCCGAATGCCGCTTTCGGCGGTACGACGGGGTTTACCGGTATTTCCTGGACCGCGGTATCCCGGTGTTCCGCGAGGATGGCAGCATCCGGGAATGGGTGGGGACGTGCACTGATATAACCGACCGGAAACAGGCAGAGGAGACGCTCCGGCGGGCCAATGAAGACCTTGAAGCGCGCGTCCGGGAGAGGACAGCCCGGCTGCTGGAGCAGACCCGGATCCTGGAGTCCTTTTTCCGGCACACCCAGACCTGCCTCGTGTTCCTCGACTGCGACTTCAATTTCATCCGGGTCAACGAGGCCTATGCCCGCGCCTGTTCACGCCCGGTTTCGGACTTCATCGGCCGCAATCATTTCTCGGACTATCCTTCCGATGAGCTCAAGGCAAGGTTCCAGAAGGTCATCGACACCGGGGAGCCCTACGCCGCTTTCGGAAGACCCTTCGTCTTCCCCGACCACCCGGAACGGGGTACGACATACTGGGACCTGTCCGTTGCTCCCATCACCGGCGTCGACAACGAAGTGGAGCTCCTGATCTTTTCGCTGGTCAATGTCACTGAGCGCAAAGGAGCGGAGGAGGCGAACCTCCGCCTCGCCGCTGCCGTGGAATCCGCCGCGGACGGCGTGGTCATCACCGATGGGGCGCGGGGGATGATCCAGTACGTCAATGGCGCCTTCGAGCAGATCACCGGCTGGTCCCGCGACGAGATCCTGGGCCGCACCCTGCACCTGCTCGACAGCGGCCGCCATGATGAGCGGTTCTATGCGGACCTCCGGGAATCGCTCAAACGCGACGGCGTCTGGCGGGGCAGGCTCATCAGCCGGAAGAAGGACGGGACCCTGTACCACGAGGACACCACCCTGGCGATGGCCCGGGACGCCGGGGGAAAGGTCGTCAACTACGTGTCGGTGAAGCGCGACGTGACCGAACGGCTCAGGCTCGAATCCATCGCCGAGGCGGTCAATACCATGGACAGCATCGGCTACATCTTCGCCGGCCTCAGGCACGAGATCGGCAATCCCATCAACTCCGCGAAGTCGATCCTGTCCGTGCTCCGGCACAAGGTGGATACGGCATCGCCCGAACGCGTGGGCAACTATGTCGACCGCGCCCTCACCGAGATCGGCCGCGTCGAGACGCTCCTGCAGCATTTCAGAAACTTCAATCTCTATGAAACACCCAGGATCCAGAAGCTGGACGCGGCGTCCTTTCTCGGCAAGCTCCGGGACCTGCTCGGCGAAGACTTTGCGTCGAAGGGCATAGCTCTTTCGCTCCGGATCGGGCCGGGGGCGGAATGGATCACGGCCGATCCCCGCGCGCTCCACCAGGTGCTGCTGAACGTCATCACGAACGCGGTTGACGCGGTCGAGGGCCGCCCTGACCCGCGCATCGACATCACCGCGATCGCGCCGGCCGGACAGACCGTGATCCGCGTGGCGGACAACGGGCGGGGCATGACCGCGGAGCAGCGGCAGAGCCTTTTCAAGCCGTTCTACACCACGAAGCCGCGCGGCACCGGCATCGGCCTCATGATCTCGCGGAAAATGATGGCAAAAATGAACGGTACGATCGAGATCACGAGCGTCCCGGACCAGGGGACGACGGTAGACATCTCCCTGCAGGAGGTGACGCATGGCTCGTGA
- a CDS encoding outer membrane protein assembly factor BamD: protein MKQTLSILILVMLAGCATTEPPFDPVSTFQSAETDMRKENFEKARKEYQQIQEKNPDKSYDAALMLRIADTYYGEEKYEEALVEYQNFLNYHPVNKDAGYAQFQIAMCSFMQFTTIDRDPEPTKTALREFQKLLQKYPKNAYAEEASKNISICRDRLSEYELYVGRFYQRTMAYRAATGRFDGLIKDYPGSSAEKDALYYDALAHLALGEKTEARSALETLVAKYPSMTGEVRRLMHKIGTP, encoded by the coding sequence ATGAAACAGACCCTGTCCATACTGATCCTCGTGATGCTCGCCGGATGCGCGACGACGGAGCCGCCCTTCGATCCCGTCAGCACCTTCCAGTCCGCCGAAACCGACATGCGCAAGGAGAACTTCGAGAAGGCCCGCAAGGAATACCAGCAGATCCAGGAAAAGAACCCGGACAAGAGCTACGACGCGGCCCTGATGCTCAGGATCGCCGACACCTATTACGGGGAAGAGAAGTACGAAGAAGCGCTGGTGGAATATCAGAATTTCCTGAACTACCACCCGGTGAACAAGGATGCGGGCTATGCACAGTTCCAGATCGCCATGTGCAGCTTCATGCAGTTTACCACCATCGACCGCGACCCGGAGCCGACGAAGACGGCCCTCCGGGAGTTCCAGAAGCTCCTGCAGAAGTACCCGAAAAACGCCTACGCAGAGGAGGCGTCGAAGAACATCTCGATCTGCCGCGACCGGCTGTCCGAATATGAGCTGTATGTCGGGCGGTTCTACCAGCGGACAATGGCCTACCGGGCGGCTACGGGCAGGTTCGACGGGCTGATCAAGGATTACCCCGGATCGTCCGCGGAAAAGGACGCCCTCTACTACGATGCGCTCGCCCATCTGGCGCTCGGGGAAAAGACCGAGGCGCGCAGTGCGCTGGAGACGCTCGTCGCAAAATACCCCTCGATGACGGGAGAGGTCAGGCGGCTGATGCACAAGATCGGGACGCCATGA